In Camelina sativa cultivar DH55 chromosome 13, Cs, whole genome shotgun sequence, the genomic window CTAAAATAAGCATACTAAGGTtcttactataaaaaaaatggcGGAAAACTGAATCTataaaagggaaaaggaaaagaaaaaggctGATGAGCATTGCTCCTAATGTTACAGATGCACATTACAAAGAAAACTCTGCTATGGAAGTTTACACTAAAGTAAACTCTGCTATGAAAGTTTACACTAAAGTAACTGAGAAGAAGTTTTCAactaaaatgtttaaaatcagATACTGGTCAGATGTTGAAAGGAGTTCAGGTACATGCTATGTTCTCCTCTAGAAAACTGCAGGTCGAAAATATAGAGGCTGCAGCTGCTTTAATGACTAAATCCTTATCTGAGATCAGCGAGTTTGCAGCTCTGCAACACAATTTAGACAGAAGGAAACTAAAAAATTGGATTCAggaaacatattcaactggtaATGAGATGAAAAGGTAGTGAAATGGCCATACCTAGAGTCCAATGGCATTCCTAACTGTAAGAAATTCTGACCAGAACTCAAACTCAAGTGTTGCAGACCTTGATCACAATGTGATTGCAGAGCTCTCACTTGGTTTAACCAGCTTTCCTGAAAATTTCAGAGTTAACAAACTCCATATCAGATGCCaataaaaagataagatgtGTAGTAAAGATATCTTAACTATATTACCAATTGCGACTCTTCTTCTGATAGCTTGTGTTCAAGTTGGTTAAACAGAGTCACCCATCTGGTCTTGTGGATATCGATTGTTGAAGCCCTCGAAGCTCCATCGAGGAGTAAATTTGGGTCATTCTCTTGATCAGATGGGAACTCTTTCATTATTAAGAAAGGTAGTTCTGTCGTGACAACTGCACGAACCCTCTTCTTGCTACGTCGAAGAGCTGAAAAGAACAACAAGGGGATGTAAAGAACAACCACGTACTGAAGTTTTCATAGCATTAACGATAATATATGAGTGTTGGTTACCGGAAACACGGCCTTTGATGTCCTGCTGAAGCAATTCCAACCATTGAGAAGCTACTGTAGCCGctgcaaatcaaagatgaagattcATCTAAGCCACCACGTATGATAGTATAAAAAGATCTTGCACACTGGGTATTGAATTCAATGACATACCTTTAACAGTGAGAACACTAGCACTGTTAAGATCTGATGCGTCCTCGCTCAACAAGGAACTGGCATTGTCTGAGAACTTACCTGCGACCTGAAACCTCGACCCAActgtattgttttctttactgAAGTCATCATTTGCGCATTTCTCATCATAGTAGCGCATAGAGTAGTTATCTTTTGGCATGGCATACTTGAATCCTTGGTAAAAATCAAATCTGGAGACATCAGTGTTCACATCTTCCAAGTTCTTCCTAGAACTTCCAACAGCACTATTACTATGCCTCATTGTAGAATGATAGAAGTTTCCAGCATCTCTTTCAGACCTAACAATGTTTTCAATAATGGAAAGTACTTGCTTCTTGTTTCTCACATGATTGATAATTCCAGGGTTCAATTCATTAAGCAGTCCACTAGGAGCAGCTAGCCTAGCAAACCTGTCAACCTCTTCCTTCCTTGCAATctctatcttcctcttcttcaacatTGCAGCATCATTATTAATCTTGCTCTTGCGTCCACGTTTCCTTGGAGCAGGTATCCCTCCATGAGAAGATGATACGAGACAGCTGCTTGACGTCGCTGAAATCCCACCGTGCGGATAAGAGAGAAACCCGttctgtttcatttgtttcCAAACCTTCATTGGATCTCTTTCCGCAACAGGAACATTGGAACTCCCACACTCTGAATAAACATCCATCGAACTAGATTGATTATCATCCTGTCTCCTGGAAGAAGTAACCGATGATAAATCTTCATTCAAGCAGCTGGAAACAGCATCCGCATTATCACATCTCTTAAGCAAAGCTCGCTTATCACAAACAACATCTGTTGTGTTGAGACCAAGCTCATTGGAAGAAGGCTTGACCACCTCTTGACTCAACAGTTCAGTCACATTACTCTTCCCTTCTTTAACAATACTCTCCGAAACTTCATTGGCTTTTTCAATATCTTTAGAAGCATGAGCAGTGTTGCCTGTAGCCAGGGATATTCAAATTACAGCGATGACGCCATTCTATTGGATGCCACTATGCCTTTTACTAAAACTTCAAACTCAAATTGAAACCTTATTAATAAATTACCTGCATTTAGAATTGGTGTAACAGGTTGAATTTTGCTCAACTCCTCTCTTTCATCCAATTCATCGCCTCCGATCTAAAACTCccagaaaattgaaaaaaaaaaaaaaaaaaaaaaaaaaaaaaatcttgatcaGACTTTTTNTTAGAtcgtaaaaattttaaaaacaaagtcTATCAGAGCAAACGAACAACGAAACCCTAACAAGAGATGGAAGTAAAAGAAGTTACCTTTAAGTCGGATCTGGGAATCGAAGTAAACCCTTTTGAAACAACATGGTGTTCTTCCATGGCGACTCAATTAACACCTCCAGAAGATAATACCCCTCGAAGATTTCTCAAAATAAATTTCGagaaattggagaaaaaaaaaccgagAAAATGGTGGATTACAGAATCTACAAAATCTCTCGAAGGAACAATACCCAAAAAAGGAAATCGAGGGTTAGAGTGATTTAAGTCTAGGGTTTTTAAGATCTAATTGGTCAATTAGTAAAGAGATCCAAATGTTGAATATTTTGAGACCCCTAGAAATATGAGAGAAGAGGGCTCTTCTCTCTCACGAatgacgaagacgaagaaagagGTGAGAAGAGCGCGCGATGTGTGcgtttgtttaataattttctgacaaaacataacaccaaaaaaaatgtttattattatttttattttgcctgAGGGGAtctttcatgattttttttcaaattcaaacAAGTCTTAAACGCGATTTGGAGGGAATAGTGATTTTGGgcttttgaatctttttttgtatttttctgagCTCGTTACCAATTTCGTTCGTCAAAGgcctttttaactttttttccgCATTTTATCAAAACCAATTTTAAACAAACTACCAAAtcttgtgttattcaattatgtaTCTACTACATTTAcataattaacatatttttgatattatcCCCAAATtggttaaataaatttatatttacatgATTTTAGGTAAGTTTTCAGCTTTTCAATTTATCTCAATTACCAACTAGCCAACAATTCTTAAGCTGAGATTCACAAGTCTCTCTAAAACTCGACACCTTAGCTAAACAGAAATGCGTACACCTCATCCCTAGACCCGACCCAGATCCTGACCCTGTTACTGACCCGACCCGTGTCGTTTTTAGCAGATAACAAACCGGCCCACACTCAACTCCTTTCCCTTGGACCACCAACCCCCACGCACGTGTGCCGTCTCCACCGTCAAAACCACACCCGCAGCTCTCCTCTTCCGCCGCTCCTAACTGCTCCACGAATACTATCCCCTCCGGCATCTCCGCCTCTCCTCTCTCCCATCTCCCCTTCACCGCCGCCCATTCCTCCGCTTTCATCACCACCACCGTTCCCTCGTTGGAGTACAAATGAACTAACAGCGGCGCTTCGCTTAGATTCTTAACGATCTCAGTCACCGATTCCTTCATCCACCTGTCTAGCTTCTCACGCTCCAACTCTACCGCTCTAcgatctcctcctcctcctctgcttcttcttcctcctcctctctgtttctctatCTCAGTCACGGCCTCCGCTATCGACGCCGAGATCGTTCCCACGCTAGATCGCCGATTACCAACTAGACTGATCGGAAACGACGATGAAAGCAGCGATCTCGCATTCTGATCGGAACCACACGGATGCTCTAATACGCCGCGTTGCACCAGATAACTCCCGCCGTAACCGATTTTTGCATACGCCATCTTTTTCCGgtgatgagatgagatgagattaCTCACGTCCAATAAAAACCGCTAGATTCGaaatattatatgaaacaaCGGCGAGGATGGAGGCGGGGAAATATATCTGGCGGTCGGATGATAACTTTAACGTAAGAAGCCAAGAAGGTGATGTTATATATAATCGCtaggttttaaaaaaacatgcTGACGTCATTTAAAGCTGAAACTGTTTGACGAGTTATTATCGGGTGCAACTCAAATCCATGTTAAGTCCGCGTGCACCTTTAGTTAAGTATATGTTTCCCTATGTTTAAGTGGTATAATGATCATTGCATGCATGGTTGCACAATAGAACTCCCGTAGTGGATTATAATCTCAGGTAGGGGACAAAGGAACGAGGTCAATGATGAAAGGACCTTTAACGAACTCCAGTCAAGCAATTGTTTGATCTAAGCCGTCGGATTATAATACAATGCATGAGAGAGACCTGATCGGACGGTTCTCATGAGAAGGATAGGCACGTGGGAATGTGGTTTTGGTGTGTGGGTATCTCGGAATAACACGCATCACTCGTCTTCTTAATTAAGTGGATTCCGTGCTTACCACGTGTTTGCCACGTCATCTTTATGTCCACGTTGGAGTCTACTGTATAACTTGGTATTGTTAACATCAAAGTTATACGAAAATCcaccaaaaataaatacaacGTACTGGTTACAGAAGTTCATTAAGAGATCAAACAAAGAATCCCATAAAGACAATAAAATCTACATtctgttgattttgttgaatcTATCCTACGATATCATCTTTAATTAATCAGGATCAGCCCTTCTATCTATTTTAGAGGCATAAagccttttttaatttttaacttttcactttaatttaaatttacattaattcttataataaattattgctttttgatttggtaaacgtatagaaagaaagaattttttttttttcgttgttttgagtaaaagaaaatctgaagtgtgaaagaagaaaacaaacaagtaattacagaaaatgtttaataatagataaaaataaaaccagTTACAAAAGGCACACAATAGATATTTcctacaacaaacaaatcataaaaagatggtttatgaattatgatacataatcataattcaattttcgtaatagtttttttctcaaaagattattaatatagtGTTACATTCAATTATTTATCCCCTatctttcaccaaaaaaaaagacagtaaCACTAAGTTTTGTTCTATCAATCTTTATCCTCTTATAATTAAGCTGGATAAACATGTGCAGCTAGACGGGGTGTTGCAACCGCGTGTAAGGGTTTTGCCATAAAAAGGTCACTCTTGCTTTCCGAAAGATCAACCTTATTCTCACCAGACACTGGTGACCACGTGAACCCTTGAATCAACCGAGCCAGCAACATGTACGTCATGGCCGACCCAATGTCCACACCCATACACCCTCTTCGTCCTGCACTGAACGATATTATATTGAGATCTGGATCGTATAGCTCCACGCATATGTTATTGCCCAAATGTCTCTCAGGGTCGAACTTAAGCGGCTTGTCCCATACGCTAGGGTTTCTTCCGATCCCCATACGACTAATCAACACGTGGCTTCCTTTGGGGATGAAGTACCCGTCCACCACAGCGTTGGCAGTGGACATGTGAGGGAGGTTGAACGGCGCCACGGGGTGTAACCGGAATGCCTCTTTCACACAAGCCTTCACGTAGTTGAGATTTGGGAGGTCTGACTCAAGGACAAGACGGTCTTTTCCAACTACCGTATCGATCTCCTCCACTGCCTTTTGCATGATGCTTGGCTCGTTGATCATCTCCGCCATGGCCCACTCCGCCGCATTAGACGGATTATCAACCGTCGCCAACATCAGTTCCTTCATATATAGTCCAATGTGCATAATTAGACCAGCGAAAAagttaaactaaaataaaacgtTTTTGCTTATGAAAATTAATGCATCTCTATTGCCAATTTCTAGGCCTCTCGTGATCCTAGTACTACAATTCAGAGACAAATGACTACTCTTGTAAACCCACAACAAGCATTATCAAAGTCAGAGACCATTGGCCACGTAAAGTGGAAACTTTCTTATTCTTATAAAAAGTCCGgtccactatatatattgtggtAGATATAAGTCGATAAATTAATATGCATACCGTCACTTGTGCTTTGATCTCTTCCTCCGACAGAGTAGGATTCCCGTCACTGTCTTTCGCCATTATGAACATGTCCAGAAAATCTTTAGGTTCTTTCAGTTTCCCATTACGCCATTGCGTGAGTCTTTCATCGACAAAAGGATCGTTATACTTACTTACATTCTTCATTGCGTCACTCACGACCTTCTCATGGCCTTCCAAGTCCAAGAACCTTAGCCACGGGACATAATCCGACAACGCAAAGGCGTAAAGATGGGTTAAAACCGTAAACAAAGATTCAACATGTTCAATCTCTTCGAAGCCTGGTCCCGATCCGTCTTCACTTCCTTTACCGAAATGCCTTACACCAAACATCATCTTCCGAGCTACATTTCCGCTGTACTGCCGAACCACAAGCCTTAGATCAATAACCCCAAAACCATTACGGTTTTTGGCACTGAGGTTATTGATGTACCGGACAAAGTTATCGGCCTCTTCGGTTCTCTTTTGGAGCGTCAACGTGAAGCTCTTCTTGCTCGTCACATGGGATGCCACCactctcctcatcttcttccactgcTCTCCTTGTGGCTCCACCGCAACGGTCAAGTACCCGCGGCTGCAGTACTCCGTGCCCATTGTTAGCGGTCTAGTGGCAAAAATGGAGTCTTGCTTCTTCAGAATCTCCCTTGCAATTCTCGGGGATGTCACAGGTATCACGTAAGTATTCGCAAGACGGATACATGCAATATCTGTGTTGAGTTCCTTCATGAGAGAATGTATCCATCGGAACACCGGTTTGTTCCTCCCTAATATTTCCGGTAGGTTTCCGATTAATGGCCAGGTTTTCGGTCCAGGAGGGAGAGGGAGCTTTCTTGTGTACGAAGTCACTAACATTGTTTTCTTGGTCTCCTTACGCTTCATAGTTAATGCAAGAAGGANNNNNNNNNNNNNNNNNNNNNNNNNNNNNNNNNNNNNNNNNNNNNTTTTTATCTCAACTTGAAGAAACTATTCGAGTTGGAGgaagtttttgtcttttttttgtttgttttgggtctgttttgtaaatataaatgATGAAGAATAAAGCCTATTTATAGCCATGAAACGGCAATGAAATTCACCAATGCTTGTGTAAGTGTTTTTCAATGTAACCTGTGGAAGATAAAATTGCTTTCGATGTTGGATCAGGACTCCGTGAATTAATTTTCAACAGCTCATACATGACATGTTTTTCTTCTCTGCCCGGCAGATCATGTACATCtacttatccaaaaaaaaattcccaaattcTTCAATTAGCTAATGAGAAAATTTACTACCAATTTAGTTATTAGCAAATTaacaattaataataacaatgaTCTGAGAATCTTatcttcttattatataaagtttgattttaaagtTAGAAACCCACACTATTGCAACACATGTCAAGTCTTTAAAAATGAGACAATGTTTAAGTCAatcaatgaaattttttaacatatataaaagactTACCAAATAGATTTAGATATTAGATTAACATGAATAAGGAAGATTCTACCCCTTAAAAGATGATgaaagattttgacatgtgtaaaaaataaaaccaattagATTTAGACATTATGTTATCACAATATAGAAGGTTCTAAATTGAAAAAGATATActtgaactttttttaaaaaggttaatGAATATCTCTCAATtcatattttgaaatatgtaaaaaatttcaACCAATTAGAGTTAGACATTATGTTAACATAAATATGGAAAATTCgagatataaatatatttttggattaaaaaaataatgaatattttgttaatatttcaaCACGGTAAAAAACTTCAACCAGTTAGATTTAGACattatttaaacatatatatgaaaatatatgtgaTAAAATAGTATAGTaaagtactaattttaaaagaaaaaaaaaagacacagtCAATGTCGCAACTCGCAAGTGTACTGTGGTGTCTACTTTCTCGTATTGTCAGTCCTTCGGCTGTTTATTAGTATAGGTCCATGGGTGAGCCAATATAGGATTAGGTGGGTCAAAATGACTTTGCTGAATTTTTaaaactggttaaatttttaaagaaaaaattaaattgactTTGGTAAAATAGTACAATtgaccattataaaaaaaattaacaacataattgacacattaaaatttattttgacaCTGGTAAACTAATTTCCTAGCTCGACCACTCTTTAGATCATGTATATAATCTTTTGAGTGCTGTTTGGGATGTGttccatcatcaacatcaagtACTCTTAAACTTTGTGGATGTTATGAATCACTATATCATTATCTAATTTTAGGTTGCGACACATTTAAATGACCATAAGCTTGCATAATTAGGATTATGAAATTATGCCCACgttatttgttataattaagGTCGACCTCGAAACTTAAAAATCGTCCTGTATATGTTATGCATCATTATATCATTTTCTAACTTTAGGTTACAACACTTTCAAAATACCAGAGGTTAGCATGATTAggacttttgttttttgggcaCAGCATAATTAGTACCACGAAAATGTTATTTGTTATAAGGTCGAACATCTTTAATCAAGACTTAAAAATCATCTTGTGGATTATGCATCACTGTATCAGTTTCCAATTTTAGGTTGTGACACATTTAAAAGATTATTGGCTTGCATAATTAGGACATGAAATTGTAAATGTAGCTTGCTCACGTTATTTGTTATAAGGTTGGCCATCTTTAACCGAGACTTAAAAAATAGTCTGTGTGGATGTTATGCATCACTAGCTAAATCAATTTCCAGTTTTAGGGTGTGACACATTTAAAAGATTATAGTCTTGCGTACTTAGGATTATGATAATTGTAGATAGCTTGCCCGCTTATTTGTTATAAGGTCGACCATCTTTTAATCGAGACTTAAATGGCTCCTCTCAGTTTGGGTTCCATGCGCTATGTCATATGTGCTTTCATAAAGAACCCAACAAGTGCTGCTCATTTATTAATCATcgtaaatttattaaaaattagtaaaattacATACTTcagccacacacaaaaaaaattgcaagtGTTGCTTCTTTTTCCTAAGTATATATTTTCGTAATTTAAATATGcaagattttcttcttcttttattttttcttattaactATTACATGTAACATTTTCTTACACGTtcgaagaaaacgaaaaaaaaaatattttcaaattgatATGTTGCATCattaattgagattttttttaaaaaaaatattgtaaaatattataaacaatgaCTTAACGTCTTCAGTAAACCAGCCCTACCAGCCTTACATATAACGATGGATAATATAGCTGAAATTTAAAAGTTCAGATGACCACCTTATTACATCCATAACATTTTGCAATTTATGATCGATAACTAGActtctatattatattttactattatgATATTGTAACTGCCTATGTTTTGGGGACCGATATGAGTATGACGACGGAGTTTGTGTAATGTGGCTGcttgaaattttatatagtataatttatgCATGGTTCTTTCACGTTGATGATATCCATCTCTTGTATCTTAGTAATTATTTCTTGAATctctctattattttatttctatatattcaTTTGTTAGGTAGAACGAGTGGTTGTGGACTGACTGCTGCTTGATCTAAACACGTGGCTTCCTGGTGGGTCGCAAAACATTTTTTCATAGACAT contains:
- the LOC104737845 gene encoding phenylalanine N-monooxygenase; the encoded protein is MHIGLYMKELMLATVDNPSNAAEWAMAEMINEPSIMQKAVEEIDTVVGKDRLVLESDLPNLNYVKACVKEAFRLHPVAPFNLPHMSTANAVVDGYFIPKGSHVLISRMGIGRNPSVWDKPLKFDPERHLGNNICVELYDPDLNIISFSAGRRGCMGVDIGSAMTYMLLARLIQGFTWSPVSGENKVDLSESKSDLFMAKPLHAVATPRLAAHVYPA
- the LOC109128315 gene encoding phenylalanine N-monooxygenase-like codes for the protein MKRKETKKTMLVTSYTRKLPLPPGPKTWPLIGNLPEILGRNKPVFRWIHSLMKELNTDIACIRLANTYVIPVTSPRIAREILKKQDSIFATRPLTMGTEYCSRGYLTVAVEPQGEQWKKMRRVVASHVTSKKSFTLTLQKRTEEADNFVRYINNLSAKNRNGFGVIDLRLVVRQYSGNVARKMMFGVRHFGKGSEDGSGPGFEEIEHVESLFTVLTHLYAFALSDYVPWLRFLDLEGHEKVVSDAMKNVSKYNDPFVDERLTQWRNGKLKEPKDFLDMFIMAKDSDGNPTLSEEEIKAQVTVCILIYRLISTTIYIVDRTFYKNKKVSTLRGQWSLTLIMLVVGLQE
- the LOC104734527 gene encoding uncharacterized protein LOC104734527 — its product is MEEHHVVSKGFTSIPRSDLKIGGDELDEREELSKIQPVTPILNAGNTAHASKDIEKANEVSESIVKEGKSNVTELLSQEVVKPSSNELGLNTTDVVCDKRALLKRCDNADAVSSCLNEDLSSVTSSRRQDDNQSSSMDVYSECGSSNVPVAERDPMKVWKQMKQNGFLSYPHGGISATSSSCLVSSSHGGIPAPRKRGRKSKINNDAAMLKKRKIEIARKEEVDRFARLAAPSGLLNELNPGIINHVRNKKQVLSIIENIVRSERDAGNFYHSTMRHSNSAVGSSRKNLEDVNTDVSRFDFYQGFKYAMPKDNYSMRYYDEKCANDDFSKENNTVGSRFQVAGKFSDNASSLLSEDASDLNSASVLTVKAATVASQWLELLQQDIKGRVSALRRSKKRVRAVVTTELPFLIMKEFPSDQENDPNLLLDGASRASTIDIHKTRWVTLFNQLEHKLSEEESQLESWLNQVRALQSHCDQGLQHLSLSSGQNFLQLGMPLDSRAANSLISDKDLVIKAAAASIFSTCSFLEENIACT
- the LOC104734528 gene encoding uncharacterized protein LOC104734528, encoding MAYAKIGYGGSYLVQRGVLEHPCGSDQNARSLLSSSFPISLVGNRRSSVGTISASIAEAVTEIEKQRGGGRRSRGGGGDRRAVELEREKLDRWMKESVTEIVKNLSEAPLLVHLYSNEGTVVVMKAEEWAAVKGRWERGEAEMPEGIVFVEQLGAAEEESCGCGFDGGDGTRAWGLVVQGKGVECGPVCYLLKTTRVGSVTGSGSGSGLGMRCTHFCLAKVSSFRETCESQLKNCWLVGN